The stretch of DNA TCTTATGTCAGGAGTCATAAAGTGGTGAGCAGgctcatcaataaaaaaataaaaaaatgtaataatcaATAAAAACTACATAAGATGACTGCTGTCCTCCAAAGTAAGAGTATACTGACATTGCATTTACGAAAAATGTCTATTGTGTATTTCCTATTTAAACCATTCAATTTTCCTTTGCAGGCATTCCAGCAGACAGCGCTGCCAAAATGGCCGCTGCTAAGCCATCCCTGGAAGTCAACCACAGCGGTGATACCGTTACCGTGAAGACCATTGCAGGGGATAAGAACTTCACCAACACCATTAACCTTGGTAAAGACTCTAAGGCCACCCTGCCTGGAGGCGTCGAATACACTGTGAGTAGCCTAGAAAAATATGTGGtaacacgcacatacacgcaaaaacatatatatatatatatatatatatatatatatatgtatatatatatatatatatatattatatataatgtatatgtatatatatatatataatatataatgtgtatatgattgtttatatatacatttgtatatatgtaagcatatgtctattcgtgtattaatatttatatatacacacatatactgtatatatacatatgtacgtatgtatgtatgtatgtatgtatgtatctatctatctatctatatatatatatatatatatatatatgtgtgtgtgtgtgtgtgtgtgtgtgtgtaccctttCTGAATGGAGAAACCTTAACGTTGCTTGtcgctataatcagcaaagctgtactatactcagggccacccatactaggttggtttgctgtgagcaatcatgcTAAAATCTTTCattatcactaatccgcactgccCAACGTGGGGATGAAAACTTCCCAAACCCCAAAATTGAAATatctgaggtatttgtcctgcagtggactagaaacagctacattaattttgttgttattgttgttgttgtgtagatatttatacatacacacatacatacatacacacacacacacacacacacacatatatatatatatatatatatatatatatatatatatatattgagagagagagagagagagagagagagagagagagagagagagagagagagagagagagagagagagaggagagagagaggggccagTATACATTTTCGAACATGCAATAAATGTCAAAAGGCTCTATAATATTGCAAGAGCTTTAAAACCAGACTAATTTTCAAGCCACTGTAATGTTTTCCATTATATTTAATGCGACGATGGTTATGCAGTAACAAATACATAAATTAACCGGACCGTTCcctttacttttatttctataaCCATCACACTCCTAATAGGCCAATATATTACAGAGCATATTTAGTTGCGATTAAAATAGAAGACTGAGACCCCAGTATCAGGAACAAAAATAAGTAACAGCTTTAATCAGTTACATTTGGTTAATTTTTAActgcatattataaaaaaaatcctcttgCGATTTACATTTGATGAACCCTGATGGATTCATAACCAATTCTAATTTTGGATATTAGAGTAACCtggtattcgagagagagagagagagagagagagagagagagagagagagagagagagagagagagagagagagagagagagagatgctttttaaatatgtaatatttaCAGCATGGACAAACTCATAAATGTACGGATAAGAACTCCATGTAAAACTGACGTTTGctcaacattttttctttttttgcttgttCAGGTAAATTTGACACTGAGTGGCAACAACCTCAAGGGATCTTACAATTTCCTAGGCAAATCTGGTGATGCCAGTGTTGAAGTAACTGGTACTGGCCTTGTACAGGTGAGTTCCTTTATAACATTTCCCATTTGAGTTGAGAATCGTGAAAGAAAATAAGTCAGCAAAACTTATAAAATCTTATGAAAATATGAATCTAAAATGCGATGTACTGAGTATTGAATTATCACTTCTTATTATGCTAATAAtatcatttccatattttttctcTTGCAGAAAATGACATGCAATGGAATAACATCAAAGAGGACCTACAAGAGACAGTAGAAGAGAAGAATCttgctcattttcctttcttttcaacttttacttTCTTATCACTCAGATGAGAAATGTCAAAATTTATATCTTCCCACATAAAATCTGGTCATATTTTCTCTAAGTTGCTAAAACTATTCTATATGcatcattttataaaataaaaactacaaataaGGATCTTTAGTATAAATAACCACAACATTTACAAAAACCTTTTAAAACATTCAAATAGAAACTGCTGGACAAAAAATAAGCCCTAAAAGCTACAGTATGCTAAAAAAGATGACATTTTAACAATTGAAAAGTATAtctgaaaataaaagatataaatacattggtgaaataatgaatgattttcTAAAAGTCGCAATTGCTGCCTAAACAGTAACtggaagaaaaataattatttactaaTCTATAAACTAGTCTTTATCCAAACTTTAATAAATCAAATAAGCTAGTTCATACAAAATTTCTTGAACTAAACTAGTGTAGACGAAATGTCAATTCAAGGAGTTCCCTACTTATTATAGATACTGTTACTGGAACCATAAAAATCTACaagatcattattactaatattgttctTGTTGTCGTTgcaattatcatcaatattattaccaattctataaatattaaaatagggaaaaataaaataaaagccaaATAACGAAGAAATTCGAATGTGAAATAATGTCGAACAAGGGAGGACGTAAAATTTCTAGTGAAATTATTGCACCCACATACACTCAAGTATGCAtccgcacattatatatatatatatatatatatgtgtgtgtgtgtgtgtgtgtgtactctctctctctctctctctctctctctctctgtatatatacatacatacatacatacatacatatatatatatatatatatatacacacacacaaatgctttctcatagtctaaaaatatcatgcatagtggtttgtcatactctgttgatttatccattagttggttaattacatggatatggtcagttgctgaatatatatatatatatatatatatatatatatttatatatatatatatatatatatatagagagagagagagagagagagagagagagagagagagagagagagcttgggcaATAAAAATATTGTTTGAAATCTGAATTTGATAATAAGTACAATCCGATGGGGTACATTTATTTTTAAGTCCCTAGACGACATATGACTTAAATCCAAAAGGTCAATGGTAAAaggatgaaaggaaaataaaattacacAGTATTTGAACATCACAACACGAGAAAACAACAGAAATATCCAAATTATTAAgcgtgagatttaaaaaaaaaaaaaaaaaaaaaactatgattgcTGGATTATTTCTAGAGAGAAATACAGCATGTTATACAACTTGGTGAGGTATAGTATAAATGACGATTTGTGCAGTTCTAGGAGGGTCAGTGGGTGATAGCATTAGTCATAGTTGAAAGCCTTGGAACTATGATCATGGACTCTGTGGGCAAGAAGACTAGGCGTGGGAAGGAAATTAAGTTGCAATAATAAGTGTACTGTACATGATCtaggaatgaaaaatattaaacattaatattaattactttaGGAGGACTTGGAGAATATTAGTCGACGTCAACTAGATAGTCTAAATGCAAATACAAATAAAGAGAGACTTGTGAAAATATGTCTCAAATAGGATTTGATTGTTAGAAtctaaaattttcaaatatattcataaGTATGAAAGAGAAAATATTGAGGAAAAGATGTTGCTAGATTATATCAGACAGGATGGAAGACCATATTGTTGATTATAGTGGAAGTATATTTAATCATCATTTGTTTAAAACGAAAATAAAGATTTATCTTTATACAGGAGATGAATTAATATAATGTTGAGTTTCATAACAAGTAAATACAACAACCATCAAAGTAAGTATTTTGATGAAATTTGCGACAAATTTTTAAACACAAAGGGCACGTAAAATTCCAAGATGATATTTTACTGCATGCGTTTTAtacaagctcgtacactgtaagTTTTGATTgcttatcttatcactcgctcttccctgcactgttaatagaccaacctgtgttaccATGCTAGCTCATGCCTTATCAAGTTGGAATTTTTATGACAGTCTTCCTCGCAAGTCGCTGTATTTAGAATCGATGCTTGTTCAGTAAATTTtagctgcattcacctcgcctctcatttaCAACCTAACTGATAGCTCGCACAACATTAAAGTAAAAATGACGTTAAGGAAGAGCGAAAATGGTAACCGGGATGTGGAAATTGAAATTgtaagtgtatgagaaaagagacCATGTTTTGGTATGCAGCTGAGCAAAGAGTGTGGCCAAGTGGAAAGCTAAGATTAAAAGAAGGCAGTTAATGAAGGTAGAAATGAAAATATGAGCaagaatttcaaaatgaaaaataaactattctatAATGAAGTAAATGAGTTATGGTGAATACCTAATGTTTGTTAAAATAGGAATTGACCCAAATAAAAGACCGTTTCATAAGAAACCTCAGACTACTTTCTCTCTAGCATTGCTCGATTACAACCTTAAGTTCTAATTGACAACAGATTTAATTTCCTATCCTGTACATCAAAAATCATTATTTAGCCAATATGAGCAGCATAACAAATTAAGCTGGCTCTGTTTTCTGGAAGCCCTGCACTTGCTTATGGCACCTCTTTCACAGCTGGGATCGAGAAGTATAATTTTGTGTCAACAAATATTCTACAATGTATGTTGATAGACTTCCTTTCCATCCACTCCTATTTCTTATGAATGCAAATAGAATtttttaggtaaaataaaaaatatcaaaataaaaggtGTGAATGGAAAAGTCGTACCTAAAGCTAATGCATTTGTCATCGAAGGGATTGAATATTATGTTCACTTGTAGAAAGGGGAACTTATTGTAAGCTTAAAAATGCTCTGAAAGTGGACCTAGAAGACATGGGAACAATTAAGAGGTTGAAAATGGAACACACATCACGGTTTGTACAGTGTGTCTTGTTGAAGGAAAGATCCCAGAGAATGTAATAACTGCTATATTGTATAATAGAAATGGTGATAAAGATGACTGTAATAATTAAATAACTATATCATTACTTAATACAAGCCTTCCAGGGAATATGTAGGGTACTTTCAATTGAGAAAGTTAAATATATGAGAGCTGGGTTATATAAGGAAAAACTGTGATGTTCGGAAGGCGTGAGAATCTTAGTTATATTGAACTTTATgtgatagatagaaaaaaaaatcgatgtgGTACCTAGTAGAAGGGATAACCAATATACGAAGTGTTCATTTTCAGAATAAAAGGTCCCTACCAAGTTCACAGTATCTAATGAATAGATGGTGAGTACCCCTCCCCTGCAGAATAGTTCCATAGCTCTTACAATATGTCTGCATAcacataataataatgtaaatcatACATACATCTAGAAACGaaacaaaattttaaataataattaaataaatttcctCTCCCAACATTTCCATAGTTACTGTATCTATAACGAAAATATAGCagcttgaaaaataattttatttacatctgTCATTGGGGAAATATGTACCTGTTTACTGTATTTCTGAGAATTCCATTTGTTATGAATATCAAATTTTTTAGACATTCCATGAAGGTGTGAAGGGAACTAAAATTAAAATCCATACCAATATTATAATATGATTATCTTGAAGATATCACattattaatacattttttatCTCCCAATGGCTCAAAATACAGCTGGACTTTGGATATCAGTAAAAGTATTAAAAGAGGAAAttttaaaatgtatgtttattaGGTTTGCCTGATCTTTTTTGCTGAATAAAAAGACTGAGAATGCCTATCCAGCAAATAGGAAAATGGTGTCTAAGGAAACATATCTGCAaaagatcaagagaaatgaaaagttCTGATTTGGCAACAGCTATACTGCTTATATTCCACAGACTTAATATCAAGTATTTTGATTTGTAAAATTAGTTTTCACGAATTTCAAACAAGTAAAAGAAGGCGCAGGGGATACTTGATGTCAATCATAAATCAGCAATTTTACCCTACTTCTTTTTGCAACTGAACATTTCCGTTTTCTATGTTGCATAtctctgaaaatcatataatgtTAGAAGAAAAGGAGTAAGACCATGCTGTTTAGAGGATATTTACAATTTTGCTTTCATTCATCCGACATGGAAGTACAAGGGATTGGTCACTACTATAGTAAGTCTCTAAAAAATTAACCCACACACTGACTGTTATAAAATAGTCTACAAATAGGAAGTAATGCCTACGCAGAGCAGCCACAAAAATAATGATTACCTGTTCACAAAAAACTAGCAAACATCACCTACTTGGGTATTCCACCCCTTAAATACTTTGTGTAATGTTAGGATAACACCTCAAACGCCATcttctataaaataaaaaaggtatgtggagataaatacacacacacacacacacacatacacacacacacacactcacattcacattcacactcacacacacacacacacacacacacacacacatatatatatatatatatatatatatatatatatatatatatatatatatatatatactgtatattcgggTAATAGCTAATCTCATCCTCCTTACAACTAGTTACCGCTTGTTCAAacattttccagagagagagagagagagagagagagagagagagagagagagagagagagagagaggggggagacgGGGATGGAACTCCTCTGTCATTTTACATTAATTTCTTAAAATCTCGAAACAACTCCAGCACAAGCCGGATGATAGGACAGTTTTGTTTAGTTAGCCATACATCCGCTTTTTCTGTTACGTCACTTCACTTCTTTAATACAAAGAAAACGTATTTATCATCCTATACTCCCTAAAATTGGTATATTCCTGGATATAATAGAAAATTACAGTACACAGTTTGAGAGATGtttaaaattataaagattttgtgacAATTTTCTTGAGCACAACTTTAAAATATTtaacgatattctaacaacattataTTCGTATTCCTGACATAAGTTCGCCATAAATGATTACTTATCAATGaggattacaatgaaaaaaaaaatgtcagtaaatcctttaaaattttaaattttacataAGAAATGTGGGTTCAAGTTTTCCTTCCATAGGTAAGTAGGAGCTTGGGGAGTTGTCCTCTGGACTACACCTAAGCTGACCAAAAGTACTAAAAGTTTTACATAACTTACTCGTTCTCTAAATCACTGTTCCCATTGAAAAGGGGTGGCTACTGGTCTTCTCCATAGCCTATCGTCACGAGGAGACTAAGGTTTCTCGCTGCGGCCAACATTGTTGCTAAAATTGACTTGGAGTGGCGTACTAGTCTAAGGAAACATTTTCAAAAAACATGGTAAAATTTTCAGTGACATTATCAGTTGGATGACTGCAATGGGTGGCAGCCTGAGTTTAAGATACACATtcgtttttaatttaatattttcgaAACTAAAGACATTTCACATGCGAATGAGAGACTGTGAAATAACAAAAGCTCACAAAATTAACCTTAGACTTTGGTTAAAAAATCACTGGTGACGCACCATTAATGAGATAAAGTTAGAATGTTAAGAATCTACACTATCAATCGCGGAAAATAGAAAATGAGTCATGTCACTTAGTTGGCTCATGAAAACGTCTAGGATAACATTCATCACTGGTAAGTGGTAACTTTCCTTATTGCAAAGTACATTGAAGAAGAGCAATGCATAGCAAAAAACATGCTATTATGAGTTATTGCATAGCAAAAAACATGCTATTATGAGTTATCCAAAGAGAATACAATGGCCAGATCATGAAACAACAAGTTCCCACCTACATGACGTTCATGTATCAAGGATCCTGATGCAGACCCACGGGGCACTTAGGGCCCAAACTGTCACGAGGGTCCTGCAAAAGAGATGTCTGTTAATGCACTGTGTACGAGGCGCATTCCTGCAATTAGACCTACTTCTGAGCATATCACCGGAAAGACCATGGAAGCAGGGACCTACCTCCTACCCTGCCATCTACCCAGTAGCTGTCCTGGAATTACTACCTGTCCACCTGCTTCTGGAATTACTACCTGTCCACCTGCTTCAACATGGGACATCCATAATTCTGCAAGAAATGTGGCAATAAAAAAGTCCCATACCAGTGCAAGAGAACCTACTATGAGTAATTACCTGactaaaaaaattctaaataaatgtgtttgtatttgtatataagtgtgtgcctgtgtatgtgtgtgaatccCATGTTCAAATTGTTACTAATacatgttttcattatttcttttacacATTGTTGTTTATTATGTAATGTTTATTGTCTTGTAGTATgtgtttctgttatatatatatatatatatatatatatatatatatatatatatatatatatatatatatataatcatccattactagtccactgcagaacaaaggcctcaagcaaatccttccacttgcgtctgtttatggtctttctatgccagtccaaacccATAAACTTTTTTAGGTGGTCAATCCAGCGTCTTTTTTTCCTTCTCCAGTTCCTTTTTGCTATTtctaaggacccattttgttattcttatgtccatctattatatgtcattctcatataccctgcccatgtccattttttattcgtaaatgttagaatatcctctgctttagtttgctctcgtattcatgtagctctttttctgtctcacactgttattcccatcattattctttccttatctATTTAAGTTGTGACTAGCATATATTCTACagatttaataaggctccaagtttctgatgtataactgAATACTTGTAATACCATCTtcctaaatacttttctttttagagaaagtggtattctaCATTcaataatctgattttttttttactaaaagctcTACACCCcaagcttatctttcttttaatttcggtctcacgcCCATGGGAAACATCTACTATGTTTTCcaactacgtatattcattaacagtctctagaaaTTCGTCAACAACGCTTATTcgttttttctctgcattttcacagattattatcttagttttactaacattaattttaatcctacatttctgctttctctattcaaatcttctatcatcttttgcaattcctctccaGATTCACTAAACGGAACTATGTCAtccgcaaatcttaagttgttaaggtaatccCCACGGAATTTggtattgtatgtatgcatgtatgtacacacacacacacatacacacacacacacacacatatatatatatatatatatatacatacatatatatatatatatatatatatatatatatgtatatacagtatatgtatattaattatatgaaaatatccaatttttcaatatttctaaaaaaaaacttgctgctttatatatatatatatatatatatgtgtgtgtgtgtgtgtgtgtgcgtgtgtctgtgagtgtgtgtgcgtgtgtctgtgaatgtgtgtgtgtatgtaataagaaaaagccttcgatagtgtggaCCGGTCAATTCTGTGGAGTCCTGCGtcatcatggaattcctcttaaatatttaaatttgattaagtctgttcatgaccatagcaaatgcaaagttaatgttaattgactCCTCTACAATTGCTACATTTTTTTTGATCAATTGACATtagttttatttatacatttatataatgcaATTTTAAGTTTCTATCTTCCTTATGCTATGAATCATCAAcgtaagtacattgacacatgttGTCATTGCTCACCATAAAAAAGTTTGCCTTTTTTAAATCAATCACTGGTCAATACAAATTAAGTTTAGATCCAAATCACTGATGCAGGCTGACAGATTGGCAAATTTCCCACAATTACATGTAAAATAAAGTCCACTAACATAATTACTACATTGCTtttgaatatctttaaaaattatcttaattttttcgtatattttcaaattttctaaatCCTTTTGAGTATTGCAAAAATATTCTGCTAACATCACAAAAAAATTCCAATCATTATTCGACATAAAGCTATAAACCAAAAGTTCATTCCTGTTATAGTTTGGTCGTTCCGAGATGCACAACTAATTTCTCTGTGGTTGTGTAAATTTTGCTCTACCAAAAGTTGTTTGTCTGACTGCGGGTGGATTATTCAGTGCTAAGCACCCATGGGCAAAATTCCAGGGCTGCACCATAAAGCAAAATGGTTTAGACAGCAATATGGAAGAAAGAAAGTAGGTAGGGATGTGGGGTAGAAGCgtaaaaagtgagagcagcagggcCGAAGGGTATAGTGAACAATACAATATTCTAGTGATGTTATATTAATTATGTTtacaagaaattaatataaaaagaatgaGGGATAACCGAGGAAAGTCttctctaaaactaaaattattgaaTTTAAGTCGGGAACTAGTTTCTCTACCAAGGCAACTGTAATGAGATGACTTTATTTAAATCTCGAATAAATATAACAAAGTGACACACGAACGGGTGAAATATTCCCAATGTTAAAATAATGCTCTAGTTAGTCGAATTCCCGGTGTTTCTCATAGTAGCGTGGATGATTTACACTAACAGTGTTGCAAACGGAAATGAATTACAAAATGCCTTATTATTCACTCATTCAAATTGAAATGGTAACCATAAGAATAACTCAACTCATAATAAATACTAGTGTTGCACTCAGTAGAGAACAGGCCTTCGCCACGCCTAGCAGTCTATTTTGCTCCTAACttcactgcatacttgtactttgatgtattttcctcaaaatctaatACTTATGTCCTTGGGTCACAACCCACGTATCCACTAAGTTTCGTTTTATTTGGTCCAATAGTTTTTTGTGTAATgttgctcacaaaaaaaaataaacaatcttattttgctcttaactcctctGCCTACTTATACTtcgatattttttcttcaaaatttaatggatttttcCTTGGGTCATACGACATATGTCCACCAATCTTCATTGAATTTTGTTCAatagtttttgcataatgttgttcacaagCAAAAAGTAAACAGTCTtaatttgctcttaactccacggCGTATTTGCACTTCGATTTATTTACTTCAAAATCTAATTGATTTGTAATTATGTCCACCAAGTTTTATTGAAATCGGGTCAGTAGTTTCTATGCGTAATGTTGTCCacaaataataaattaacattgccATCATTTTTCAATTTACTGTTGCGTACTCAATCATCCTCGAGTCATACTGAACATGAataacaagtttggtcaaaattggtattgtggttatgtaaagttgctcacaaataaacagaCAAGGTCCttgattttggcaaaggcaaatATGATATTCTATATTCCTTTTAAAACTAGAAAAAATTTAATTCGTattaacattaaaaacatttgtcaaaaatatatatcaaatggcTGAGCGTACATTCGCC from Palaemon carinicauda isolate YSFRI2023 chromosome 44, ASM3689809v2, whole genome shotgun sequence encodes:
- the LOC137634146 gene encoding fatty acid-binding protein, intestinal-like, with translation MSLTGTYAFESNENYAEWLAAVGIPADSAAKMAAAKPSLEVNHSGDTVTVKTIAGDKNFTNTINLGKDSKATLPGGVEYTVNLTLSGNNLKGSYNFLGKSGDASVEVTGTGLVQKMTCNGITSKRTYKRQ